In the Populus nigra chromosome 2, ddPopNigr1.1, whole genome shotgun sequence genome, ttcttaaaatataaatcaacaatattagTAGCATCAAATGTTTTGCTACATGGAACAAAAGTGTGTCATTTTAGAGAACAATCAACCACCACCATAACTAAATATTTGTTCCTTAAACTTTTAAGCAAGCTTAGCATAAAATTCATGCTGACATTTTTTTAAGGAGCTTTAATGACTGGAAGTAAAGTGTATAAACTCAAATTCTGACTATGTGATTTAGCAATATGGCACGTCTTACAACATTGTATGAACCTTGTAACATCTCTTTCCATCTTTGGCCATAAGAAATTGTCCTGGATAACAACTAGTGTTTTGTCTCTCCTAAAGTGTCCACTAAGTCCAGCACTATAAGCTTCAAAGATAATGGCTTCCCTCAAAGAACATTGAGGAATACATAAACAATTTTCTTGTAAAAGATAACCCTTTATCATAATAAAATGCTTGGAAACACCACTTTAACATTTAGTCCATATCTTGTCAAAATCACCATCATGTTTGTAAAGATCTTTTAACACTTTAAAACATGTCATTTGCATTTGCATATTAATCAATAACAAATGTCTTCGACTTAAAGTATTAGCAATAACATTACGAACTCCAGATTTGTGCTTCATATAGAAACTGAAAGTTTGTAAAAATTGAACACAAATGGCATATCTTTGGCTAAGTTTTTGCTGGCTattaagaaatttcaaaacctcatgataaaaaaaaataacacggATGGTTTTAGAGGTAGATAATGACATCGATGGTCCAAAGCatgaaaaatgacataaaacCCCTTGTCATAAACTAAATATTTCCTCTATGATTCACTGAGCTTCTCACTATAAAAAGCAATATGTTTGATCTCTTGGTTAAGAACATCACCAATGACAACATTAAATGCATcacatttaatttcaaaaactttttggAAATCAggtaaacaaataataaacGTATTGGTCaccttttatttcataatttcaaAACTCTTCTCTAACTCGTTAGTCCATTTGAAACTccattctttcaagaatttaatGATTGGAGCAATAATAGTGCTAAAAGTTTTTATGAAatgctgataaaaaaaatgccaaGCCATGACAATATCATGAAGAGTTAAGGACACAACCAATTAAGAATTACTTCAATCTTTCTAGGATCCATCTTCACGCCTTTACTAGAAacaacaaaacccaaaaaacaaggTTGTTTGTGAAGAATTCACACTTCTTCAAATTAGTGTAAAACTTTTAACGCTTAAAGTCTGAAATATTGCTTACAAGTGACCAAGATGCTCCTCTTTATCCTTATTGCATGTAAGAATATCatcaaagtaaataataaaaaatctaccaataaaaaatttaaacgtATCATTCGTCATCCACATGAAAATAATAGGTAGATTATAAAGACCAAATGGCATAACCATCCATTGAAAAAGTCCATCCCTCGTTTTGTAGGTTGTTTCTCATTCATCACCAACTCTCATTTAGATATGATGGTAGCCACTTCTAATATCAATCTTTGAAAAGGTGGTAGCACCATAAAGTTGATATAGTAAGTCTTCTAGCCGAGAAATAAGAAATCAATAACCAATAGTGATTTTATTCACTGCTTAACTATCAATACATATTCTCCACGAGCCACCCTTCTTTGGAATAAGAAGAGAGGGCATAACACATGGACTTTTACTTTCCTTTACCAAGCCCTTCAAAATTAACTCATCAACCTACTTTTATAACTCTGTATGTTTGATAGGACTTATTCAATAAGATGCTTTGTTTGGAAGCAGAGCACCCAAAATGAAATTAATGCAATGTTGAATATCTCTTATCAAAGGAAATTTAAGTGGTATATTTTCAAGAATCACATCAAATAACTCTTCAAGCAAATGTTGAGCTTTATGGGGtaaatcttttatttcatcattttcctaaaaaacaacaatagcgGAAGCCAAATCAACATCATCAACAAGTTTTTCCATTTCAAAATAAGTAACCATGAGTGTTTCCACCCCTTTAAAAGGTTTGGAAATAAATCCATGTTTAGAAGGACCTAATACAATCTTCACACCATCTTTTACAAAAGAATAAGTACTCTTAAAGCCATCATGTTAAACTTTCATATCATATTATCATGGATGACcaaataataaatgacatgcATCCATAGATATTACATCACACCAAACCTAATTAGAATAATGTTTTCAAATGGAAAATGatacagtatatatatatatatatatgtatacatatatgtatatatatatatatattcattaccTTTTATAGGGTTAAGGGTGTTCTTTCATCTTGAGTTACAACTTGTTCACCATATCAGTAGATACAATATTAGCACAAGCACAACTATCAATGATCACGTCACAAACTTTCCTATTTGCATTGTAAcaagtgtaaaaaatattacaaggaACCCAATCTTCACTCATCATAAATAACACTCAAACTTCTCTAAATGATAAGTAACTCGCCTTAATCAACACAAGTCACTTCATCTTCCTAATTTGATTCATTTAGTAAGTCATCTTTGCTAGCAATCTCTTCCtccataataacaataattttgcGATCCAGATAATTAGAAGCAATATGTCGATACCGTTGACACTTAAAACACTTCTTTGAATTAGGACTTGAGGAACCAACTACTTTAGGACCAACCCCAACACTTCTCTTCACCATAGCCTTAAAAACAGAAGAATTTGTTGTTGTAGTACTCTTTGAGAATGAATTACTCCCCATAATAGAAGAGCTCTCCTTAGATATTGATTTCCAGCTAGTCCTTTTAACCTCTTTCTATTGCTTCTCCACATTTAGAGCAAGTTTTCTAACATCATTGAATGTCCAATAAGGCTGCAATTGAACCATATTAGCAATATCGCACCAAAATATCGGGCTATTATTTGCTCCTCAGGCTCAACAATATCGCACTTAAGCATGAGcaattcaaatttcattatATACTCTTCTACTACTAGTCTAGATTGCCTtataaaattcttttgttgataATGTTCAGATAAAAATCTCCTATTAATCTCCATTTTCATCTTCTCCCAAGACTTGATCTTGTTTCTGCCTTCATGAGCCCTTTGCTTTTTAAGATTCTCCCACCTTAAAGGAGTATATTTTCTAGGCTTAAAAGCCATTAActttacttcttcttctttttttatcatcaggatactctttaaaataaaaaatcctctCAACAGTTTGAAGTCAATCAATGAAATCTTCAGGTTGTTTTTTCCCTTTGAATTCAGGAATATCAACTCCCACATCAAAATCTTGATAAGGTCTTATATTCTTTATTCTTTGATGTTGAGAAGAAGAATTGTCACTATCATTTGTGGTGTGGTCTGCGATGGAAAGGATTAACACCCTCTTCATTATTGTTAGAGGAACCAATTTCAATGTTAttcttatcatcatcatcatcattgtctCATTTCTCATATTGTTCAAGACGCTCTTAGAGTTACTAGATTTTCCTTCTCATTTCATCATTTCAAGAGCATAAATGTTGTAAACACCTAGAAAAAAGAGAAGTAAAGTCAAAATGACTCCACCATCGctgtcgatttctgaatcggcaatGACATAGTTTGGCtatcgatttctgaatcggcaacAACGTAGTTTTtggctgccgatttctgaatcggtagCAACGCCGACACTATAAAACCTAACAAAAATTAGTATTGAACTGGCCTGTCCTAGGGGAGAATGGGAATAGAAACCAGCCCAAGATAACCTAAAAGGAGATATTGTTCTAACGCCCAAACACCCCAACACACTTATGGAGGCTATAAACACAAGGAGAGAGAAATAGTGGCTCTTCACTCTTCCCAAAACAAACTACATGCTCTTGCCCCCATCCTTCTTAATAAAATGAGCTGCATGCTCCTGCCTTTCCCTCCTTCCCAAAGAGAGCTCAATAAACTCTGTTGCATGTGCCTTTCAGAGgcatgagagagagaagaaagagctAGATGAAGGGCTAAACACCTGCAAACATGAAAGGAGAGGGAGTCTAGAACTTGTGTGAAGTTGACTAGAGGGGAGAAACcgagagggaagaagaagaagaaaaactgagtGAATAAGGGAAGAATATTGTCAACCTCTTTCCTAAAACTACTTAGATTCGTGAGGTATGAACCATGCCACATCTCCATCTATTCTTGGGACCTTggggcaggaaaaaaaaaaccctaagaaaatgACCTAGGATCCTTACATCAACTATTAAGGAAATCTAGTCTAGAAAGAGGGACAAAACCGAGGCTAATTGGGGGGCTTAATTCTAGaatatttaaccaaaaaaaaagagcaaatttGAATGCACAAACTTGGAAAGTTGGTCGGCCTTGGTGAGGGCTGGAAAAAACATGGAATAAAGGAATAAAATACATAGATGACAACCTTGCTAGAGATGTTAAATCatgtgaaactgaaaaaaaaattatacttgtgTTAATGGTGTGATTTCTGCATATTTGGTTGATGaagttatatgaaaatatgttgAAATGATGTAAGTGTAAGCTTGTGTAATTAATAATTCTTAAAGAAACATGTTGCAGCTGAAACATGAATTACATTCATATGATGAATAAACATGTGTAGTTGTGAATCAAGGGAATAGATATGTATTTGTAAATCGTGATTGTGAATGTGCTTGTGATAAAATATAATGGAATTACATAAACATAGGTTAAATGAATGAAGACATGGTTGTGATAAATTATGGTGATTATACTTGCAGAAATGAAATAGATTGAGTGTATGTGCAAAATTGTATTAATGATTAAGCCTTAGGAACATATCAAAGATAAAATGGAATATCATCCTATGATAATGcgttgatttttttgtgtggtGAATGAATTTGTATAACTTGAGCTAGTGGTTAgaaaaacctaaattaaataTGCATATTGAGATTTGGTTGTGCGTTGTTCATGACTTGTGATAGGAATTGGATTATGATTGTTGTCAATATATGTCCAAGTCTCGGTTAAGAAGTGTTACAAAGGAGAAAAGCCTAATGTAAGCCTTACACCTGGCTGAAAGGAAGAAGTGAAATCAGAAATGATCGtcgctgatgatttctgaatcagCATCAACGAGGGttgcattgatgatttctgagtcggtagCGACTCGGTTTTCAATGTCAAATTGTATTGTCGATAGCGAATCAGTTTTCGCTATCAAATTATGTTGTTTGCAGTCGAATTGTGTTGTCTAGAGCGAATTAGTGTTTGCTATCAAATTATGTTGCatgcagcgaatcagtgttcgCTGTCAAATTGTGTTGTCTGTAGCAAATCAATGTTCCTGCTGAATTGTGTTGTCTGTAGCGAATCAGTTTTCACTGCTGAATTCACTACTGAATTGTGTTGTTTGCAACGAATTAGTTTCCGTTGTCGAATTATGGTGTCCCAGCGAATCAGTTCGTTGACGAGTTTGTGTTGCAGCAAATCAATTCGCTGATGAATGTGTGTTTCGATGAATCAATTTCGCTGGCGAGTCTGTGTCATCAGTTTTGCTGACGGATCTGTGATCCACCGAATCAGTTCGCTAGCGAGTTTGCGTTGTAGCGAATCAATTCGCTGACGAGTCTATGTTTCAGCAAATCAGTTTTGTTGATGAGCCTATGTCACCAATTTTCGTTGACAAAGTGTATGTCACCAGTGAGTCAGTTTTGCTGACGAATTGCATGTCACTAGTGAATCATTTTCACTGTCGAATTCTGTGTCACCAGCGAAGCAGTTTCGTTGATGGTTTTCTGTGGCAGACTCCCATGTCAGAAATGATGTAAATGCTTATAACAATCTCATTGTATGATTGTATAatatgtggaacacttgaatatGAACATGTGTATTTTTGGAAAATATATGGTGACGAGTCATGTGAATATCAAATACAAATGTGTTGATTGTGATCATTGATGTGTTAGGTGGTGCGACCGGGATCGAACCTTCGACCAGAATAGGACACCCTACTAGAGGAATAGGCAAGTAGTTTCCACCTTTTTATTGTATGATgttaatgttttgaaatgatttacttatggataatatattattaaacccttgatgaatgatgaaacgatgatgaaatatttgattgaattCTTGACAAATGTTAAAACaatgatgaaaatgttaatgttcTAAAATGACTTGTTTGAGGAGGATATATTATTGCATTACAATGAATATTAAACCGAATAAATGTTAATTGAGTTGTTATTAAATTAGGTTGCCGACAAATGTTAAACTGATTATGGAATGTTAATtgtgattgatgattagctttggctaatggcatccgagatggatgattGGGTTGTGcttgatgattagctttggctaataacatccgagatggatgaccgagtcatgattgttgattagctttgactaatggcatccgagatggataACTAGGTTGTgcttgatgattagcttcggctaatggcatctgagatAGATGACTGGGTTGTGGTTGATGATTAGTTTTGGTAAATGACATTCTAGATGAATGATGGAGCTGATTATGATAAttggcttcggctaatggtatctGTAAGAGATGACGAGTGTGATTTTTGTGATTAGTTTGGTTAATGACATTCGAGACGGGTGACCGAGTTTAGATATTACGATTAGCTATATTTAAAAGCATCTAAGGTGGATGACCGGGTTAAGGTGGATGATTGGGTTAAGGTGAAGTAATTAACCTCGACCGAAGATTGTATAGTGAAGATAATTCACTCCTATAGAGAGGTTGGGGTATATGAATGAAGATAATATATCTAGCGAAATAATGAGGATTGTATAGTGTATATGAGAAGTGAATGAAAGATTGTACTTACCTTTAGTTGATAACGGAAAATAACGATAACATCCttctagttattattattatgtttagattatttacaattcttgtatccatgttgtttttgtaaCAGGGACATCACACAATCAAGGTGCGTAGAAAAATCGTTTCACGGGTTCTCATATTTTGAAAAGTGTTATGTAATAGTATGTCTTAAGTGTTATGCTAAATATTTATCATTCGACACTTTTGTAAAGACTTGTAATGGAACATGAATGTGGATGTGCAAACATGTAGACACGagttatgaatatatttatgtgaTATTCTCGTTTGTGAGGATGTTGTGTTGAGAAATCACATGAGGATCGTATGAAAGGAGATATTAATTGTCTAAGATTATCGTTCGGCACTCGTGGATAAACTCGTGTTGATAACGAGATTAGAACATGAAAGTAAATTCATGAGTATGTCAATAGGATGTAATGTAAATGtatgaatatgaaaatataatattatgggaATGTCGATTTACAAAAACTATATCTATATGATGCCATGATAAGGAAGATAACCTAATTACTAATTCACAGAATGTCATTATGAGAAgtatcaagaacaaaaaaaaaatccaccatttttaacttgaaaaagcCGGATCGTTTTAAATGTCCCTCTTAAATTCTTACACACGACACCCATAAATAGCCATAGTTGTAAATCCAAAGCTTTGATACCAACTTGATACCGTGAAGGTATGGAAATCACAAAGTTGCAGGTCTCTCACACAAATGATAATTTTCACTCACCATTCTAAGGTACAAAATCAAAGAGATACAAAAATGAATAACAAACTCATCTCCCTAAaagatacaaataaaattactaGTGCAGAGATACAAAGTTAAGGAATAAATCCACCACTCACAAAGGAGATACATAACTTCATATTGTTCCAAAAGGCCAAGTCAAAAGATTCTTAATTCACATTTTGCCAAAAGATCTTGGTACATGGTTTGATTCAACTTTACATACTTCAATCAACCCTTCAAATCTAGAAAAACACCAAGATAACATAATTAAGATCCAAATAAATTACtttgacataaaaatagataaataataattatcacaTGTTTGTGACTcattaaaaacacaaacaaatactTAGAaagctttaaaattaaaacaaacataatttttgtttgtaGAAAACTACATTGTATGCATagttagataattttgaaaaatcacaTTCTGAACTTAAAagtgataaaattattttctcaagcaataaaaaaattttaaaaaaattaggctcAAAGCTAGCTCATGGATGAccataaaaaacatgaagaatttcatttatttacattATAAACCTAAACTCAAGGGTCCAAcatcaaaagaaatattatggaacactttaatatatatatatatatatatatatatatatatatatatatagacacacacatatGCCAAGGGACAAAACACTTCTATTACCCtgatttttgaaagaaattaataatgTTCCCTCGCAGCAACGGAAACATAATTCAAAGAGCAAGTTCAGTCACATGTTTCACTGCCAATGTGTCAGCTGCAGAATCTGTTCTTGGTTTATAAGTTAAGAAAGCAGAAAAATGGaactttaattttcatttgCTCTGGTACCCCTTTGCTTCTATTTCACTTTTCACAAGCTCATCCAAGCATTAATGCTGTCTAGCCATGGTCCTCGTGAGCAACTTCTTgcttttaaatcaaatcaaaccccACCCTTGAGCCAACTTCAGAAAAAAACATCACATTTGAATtcgaatttgaaaaaaaaaacaaaggccaaACAGTGAGTGTGATGTCTCACAAGCTGGcgtttacttttgttttatgtttttttcttttctttacttttctcACGAACTCCAATTCTGACGTATTTTAAAACGCAGCCTCAAAGTGACCATTTTatagccttttcttttatttccattaccgttgatgaaaactgaaacTGGGCAGTCTAATATTGTTCATCCATTTACACAAAAGAAGTAGGCTTTTAATTGTCCTGGAATTATGTTCTTTTCATCGTAACTTTGTGAAAAATTCTGCTTTGCCTAACGtggaatgttttgtttttggatttccaAGTGTATCCAAAGATCAAGGTGAGGAAACAGGAAGAAGATGAGGAATCCTCCCCCCCAAATGATCATGTATCCACGCCTTCTTTAAGGGTTAAAAGTGAATCTCCATCTGTGGAAGGTTGTGGTTCCCACGCTTCAGGTATTAGCTACTCGCTAGATAGCATGACTAAATGAAATATTATTGGCTGGTTGCAGCCTTGCAgagttaatttaattcaaaactacCTGAACTTCttgcagaagaagaaaatcaaagtgaTTCTTCACCTTCAATGGCAAGATTTGCAAAGCCTGATTTCGTCATAAACTTGAAAGCACGGCCATTTTCTGCATCCAAAGGTTCACTCTCTCTTACATTATTTAAGACATGGTGCTGTTCTGCCGGTGTTGGATGCAGAAACATTGTTGCCATGAGTACTGACAGAATACTACTTGCAGGCAAATTGAAGGACTACAGACGTATTGGAGAGAATAGAAAACTTAGTCTCGGAGCCAAATCAGCTTTGCGTCCTCGAGCAGTCTTGTCTAGTCCTGGTATCTTGTTTACATCATTCctctaaattgaaatatttctCGCTATTGAATTTCTTTCAAGGTGTACCTAGTTTTTCAACTGCAGATTGCTAGTTTTTACATGGATTTGCTTGCAGACAATGACGGGATAATTGGGAAGAGAAACAAATGGAAGAATGAAAGAACCTTGACTTTGAAAAGTTGTAATTCTGAGCTGACGAAGCCTGCTGAAACCAAGGTTATTGCAAATCAGGGTAAATCAGAGAGTCCTCTGAACACAAGAAAGTGCTTCAAGGTGGGTCCATGTGCATCCAGTAACACAGGTGCTCTTAAGCAAAAGGGACTCTCAAAGATCAGCAGTCCGGTCTAGAACACGAAATCAAGCTTCATTGAGATTTGAGTACTTTGTCATTACTGCTGCGTTGCTTGTTTATACTTTTATCAAGTCAATTGGCTTCggaaagctttatttttttctaggtgCCAAGTGATATGTTACCTTACTTTATCAGCGACGGTTCTCTATTCAATTGATTTATATTGAGATTTATCATTCATAATTCATAGTTAATATGCATATGAAGGAGCATTAAATCATGCTCGGTGAGCAATGAtgtcttaaaaaattcaagtaattTAGAAATAGAATTTTCAAATTAGATACTCGGTTAATAAATTGGTTTTAGCAGTTTCATCCATTCTTCTTATCTAAGATGGTTGATAGCATATACTTGATGTTTGATAAGTTAAGGTAGCTTGTTGTtatccaatttttgacccatgtttcggtaaattttcagaaaaatccaaaaatagcaaaaaaaacatcgaaaatccaaaaaatacgttttttaatatatttgcatcgtttttagcattttcagagttgtctaaaaagaatttaaattttcaaaggtttttCGAATGCGTTCACGcgtcatttttaattattgatttttctcattgagTCGACATTGATATTgctagttttcaaaaaatacaaaaaaaataagaaaaatcaaatttacaaaaaaaaaaagaagttgagggaccaagttTGGAAACCTAGCAacatttttgcctataaatactggtccGCTCAACACACTCAAAGGGGGGCAATTTTGCACAATTAAAGGAATcacaaataaaccctaaaccacaaaaaaccctaaaaatcatatccttttcttctccttaaCTCGAAGCCGCCGCTTTctccttgaaaaagaaaaaacctaagcCGGTCGTGCCCCCCACTTGGCCAAACAAGAGAAGCCGCAACCTCCCCCACAGAGAACCCCACACTCCCTCCTAACCAAAACCAGCCGCGCCCCCCActggttttggattttcttcCACACATACCCTTCTAACAGCTGCCCCTCCTTCCCCCTCTTCCAGCCGCCAGCCACACCTAGAGAACCCCAACAACAGCCACGAACCAGCTCCCCCCCCTCCACAGATCCTCCCTCTCAGCTGCTCCCTCTGCCCTCCGTGGCCCTCATCCCCTCAATCTCCCCGATTGCAACTCACCGCGACGAACCTTCCACCCGACAGACCCAGCCACACATTGTCAACGGAGAAGCAGCACCCACGAAGCCATTAGCGCCATCCACACCTGGCCACAGATTCACCAGCCACCAACAGCTGCAGACCGGACGGAAACCCAAAGGCCAGCAGTCCTATGGTCACACTGTCGACCGCTTGAAACAGAGAACAAGGGGAAACGAAAAGAAACCGAGCTACGAAGAGAGAAACAGATCtgcaaaacaaaagggaaaaaactaaaattgactGTTTGTGCGTGTTCTGTTATTGCAGGTAATGGTGTTCCTCACAGCCGgcagggaagggaagagaagaagatagCCGACCAAATCCATCCATTTCCAGGCGTTACTTGCGGCGACGCGTTAACCCACATGCTGCCAGTGACGGTGGCACGTGGAACAACGCGCCACCACTGTTCCTGGTGTCCCTAAGGCTTCACAGAAACGTTCCAAGCAATTCCAGATTTTTTTAGGGcctgttttttataattttaaaagtgttatgtaatttttgtttagttgtttttgaatttgcATAATTTGTagtgtgtaaaaaaaaacaaagaaagaaagaaaggaaaagaaaaaaaaatagtcaaaagtgtatgtgtgtgtttgaatgtttttttttatggatgttttttttatgataaaattgtaaagaataaagaagaatttaatgttttgatttgctcacggtctagaattattaacttatacgttagttgtatttctaatatccgatgaaaagataaaatttttagaacTTCTTTAACACGTTAAAGtcatgaagcagcttacctcaggtagggtgcgttaggggtgctaataccttccctaaccacaaccagtcccttacccgcgaatctctgacaagaccagtacacccgggtttcctagtagcccttaattaaatactaggtggcgacttccaacaaaccaatcaaagCAAACAGCATAACGAGAAAAAATCGCCAACCGACGCTGCGCGGATTTTAACGTgtgacagaatggcgactccactaaggaaggtactgtttctaacaatattggactaagctttgtgtatttgatgtgtttatgtttttgaaattttatctcttttttttcaatatttgtttcCATGCATTTtatagaattgtttcatgcatcacttgttttaattttgaaagcacacacaagcttctagGTTAGGTGGGGAACTAGCAATCTGCCCTaagactattggtcagggttcagatgcgtgaaacacccaactcatatctaaGTActtgcttggtaatggtgggtatacatgccttaactattccttgcaacgcccccatactgtctttacgaagaacgtCACTAGGCAAatatgagacccttttgagaccagatagaaaacctacccGTGTTCACATAATGAATAGAACGTGTCCTTAAGATGTATGTGCTATTGTTATTTGCATaagggcaaacccttcttgaagcatcttgaactcaagacttgtgggtgacacaatagccgtcactcagaaaattttcattgtagagtttgggcacaAATCACGATTCTtgttcatcatacaagagttacaaCCATATTATCACCCCTAgaagggcgagttcatcattacatgttcatacatttgtcATGCATGTACCGGGATGAAAAGTGGGTCCCTTCGAGTCTACAATGATTTTGAACGAAAAAACACGGAATATGAAGAGTGTGCTCACCATAACATCCATTTTTAAGAGTTAGAGTTTCTGAATACAAGTATGACCCGCCTATAGCTTACTTGAGCAACTA is a window encoding:
- the LOC133683136 gene encoding uncharacterized protein LOC133683136 — translated: MYPKIKVRKQEEDEESSPPNDHVSTPSLRVKSESPSVEGCGSHASEEENQSDSSPSMARFAKPDFVINLKARPFSASKGKLKDYRRIGENRKLSLGAKSALRPRAVLSSPDNDGIIGKRNKWKNERTLTLKSCNSELTKPAETKVIANQGKSESPLNTRKCFKVGPCASSNTGALKQKGLSKISSPV